In Qipengyuania psychrotolerans, one DNA window encodes the following:
- a CDS encoding winged helix-turn-helix transcriptional regulator, translating into MGDIREPLRELTECGLPQALEVMGERWSFMILRASFNGLHHFEEFLSELGIARNILSNRLAKLVEHGILKRDPCPDDRRKIEYRLTDKGFDLLPAMVALRQWGQKYGAEVVENPVLVDELDRLPIGPTSILSHDGRILGPADLALVERKNLGVRADGSKAEPHEAMDKGSVVDIASARKAKDAA; encoded by the coding sequence ATGGGCGACATTAGAGAACCACTACGCGAATTGACCGAATGCGGCCTGCCGCAAGCCTTGGAGGTCATGGGCGAGCGGTGGAGCTTCATGATCCTGCGCGCCAGTTTCAACGGGTTGCATCACTTCGAAGAGTTTCTCAGCGAGCTGGGTATCGCGCGGAATATCCTGTCGAACAGGCTGGCCAAGCTGGTTGAGCATGGAATTTTGAAACGTGATCCCTGTCCCGACGATCGCCGGAAGATCGAATATCGCCTGACCGACAAGGGTTTCGACCTGCTTCCCGCAATGGTCGCCTTGCGCCAGTGGGGCCAGAAATACGGTGCAGAAGTGGTCGAGAACCCCGTGCTCGTCGATGAACTGGACCGTCTGCCGATCGGGCCGACATCCATTCTGAGTCATGACGGCCGTATCCTGGGGCCTGCGGACCTCGCACTGGTCGAACGCAAAAACCTTGGCGTGCGCGCCGATGGCTCGAAAGCCGAACCGCATGAGGCCATGGACAAGGGTTCGGTAGTTGACATCGCATCGGCCCGAAAAGCGAAAGACGCGGCCTGA
- a CDS encoding CC_3452 family protein — MSPSLRRSANLSVLVSAFAYTALTFGALTAPTPAEARSNAPFYTAELAEPAAERTVIAGGVAWTCADTTCIAPKGSSRPLRICRELQRDLGEVKSFTTKGEALEAARLAKCNG, encoded by the coding sequence ATGTCCCCCTCTCTCCGCCGTTCGGCGAACCTCAGCGTTCTCGTCTCCGCTTTTGCCTACACCGCCCTGACATTCGGCGCTCTTACAGCACCGACCCCGGCCGAAGCACGCAGCAACGCCCCCTTCTACACCGCAGAACTGGCCGAGCCGGCAGCTGAACGTACGGTCATCGCAGGCGGCGTCGCCTGGACCTGCGCCGATACCACGTGCATCGCACCCAAGGGCTCGTCGCGCCCGCTGCGTATTTGCCGCGAACTGCAGCGCGATCTTGGCGAAGTGAAGTCGTTCACCACCAAGGGTGAAGCGCTCGAAGCTGCTCGCCTGGCGAAGTGCAACGGCTAA
- a CDS encoding HAD family hydrolase, with protein sequence MSDRTVEAVVFDVGRVLYQWQLSSLFEKIIDDPARLRKVLDEVVTEEWHFEHDQGRELADMVPERIALYPDYADEIHAYATRFNETIPGPVPGSHALVERLDANDVPLFAITNFGAEFWAGFRPHERIFDRFRDIVVSGEECLAKPGEAIFALAEKRFGLPASAMLFIDDNRDNIDAARTFGWQVHHFNDAGSLESDLSVRGLI encoded by the coding sequence ATGAGCGATCGGACGGTTGAAGCAGTCGTATTCGACGTGGGGCGTGTGCTCTACCAATGGCAGCTATCCTCCCTCTTCGAGAAGATCATCGACGATCCGGCCCGCTTGCGGAAGGTGCTGGACGAAGTTGTGACGGAAGAATGGCATTTCGAACATGACCAGGGCCGCGAACTTGCGGACATGGTGCCGGAGCGCATCGCACTCTATCCTGATTACGCCGACGAAATTCATGCTTACGCCACGCGGTTCAATGAAACGATCCCGGGGCCGGTTCCGGGCAGTCATGCCCTTGTTGAACGGCTCGATGCCAATGACGTCCCGCTCTTCGCCATAACCAATTTCGGTGCAGAGTTCTGGGCGGGTTTCCGCCCGCATGAGCGGATTTTTGACCGGTTCCGCGATATCGTCGTATCCGGCGAGGAATGTTTGGCAAAACCCGGTGAGGCCATTTTTGCGCTGGCCGAGAAGCGCTTTGGCCTTCCCGCATCCGCCATGCTCTTCATCGACGATAACCGGGACAATATCGACGCAGCGCGCACTTTCGGCTGGCAGGTGCATCATTTCAACGATGCCGGTTCGCTTGAAAGCGACCTTTCAGTGCGCGGGCTTATCTGA
- the ykgO gene encoding type B 50S ribosomal protein L36 has protein sequence MKIRNSLKSLKSRHRDCRVIRRRGRTYVINKTNRRFKARQG, from the coding sequence ATGAAGATCCGCAACAGCCTCAAGTCGCTCAAGAGCCGGCACCGCGATTGCCGCGTGATCCGTCGCCGTGGGCGGACCTACGTCATCAACAAGACCAACCGCCGCTTCAAGGCCCGCCAGGGCTAA
- the galE gene encoding UDP-glucose 4-epimerase GalE: MTIENKVPVLVTGGAGYIGSHAVLALRDAGWPVAVIDNLSTGFAFAVPDDVPLYEGDIVDAVLLEQIFLEQGTKAIMHFAGSVVVPESVEDPLKYYDNNTVKSRALMEAAVRGGIEHFIFSSTAATYGTPEVSPVTEDSPKQPINPYGWSKLMTEQMLADASVAHGFNYCALRYFNVAGADPQARTGQSTAGATHLIKVACEAATGKRDSVAVFGTDFDTQDGTGVRDYIHVSDLAAAHVLALEALIARPDQSMTMNCGYGRGFSVLEVLDAVDRVTNAKIVRHMEPRRAGDPGELVSDPSRIRATLPWEPKHADLDEIIGHAVQWERKLAEMRTDG; the protein is encoded by the coding sequence ATGACTATTGAGAACAAGGTGCCGGTGCTCGTGACCGGCGGTGCAGGGTATATCGGAAGCCATGCCGTGCTGGCCCTTCGCGATGCAGGCTGGCCGGTTGCAGTGATCGACAATCTTTCGACCGGCTTCGCATTCGCCGTGCCGGACGATGTGCCTTTATACGAAGGCGACATCGTAGATGCAGTCCTGCTCGAGCAGATTTTCCTCGAGCAGGGCACCAAGGCGATCATGCATTTTGCCGGATCGGTTGTGGTCCCTGAATCGGTCGAAGACCCGCTCAAGTATTACGACAATAACACCGTAAAGAGCCGCGCCCTCATGGAAGCCGCCGTGCGCGGCGGGATCGAGCATTTCATCTTTTCCTCGACCGCGGCGACCTACGGCACGCCAGAGGTTTCGCCGGTCACGGAAGACAGCCCGAAGCAGCCGATCAATCCCTATGGCTGGTCCAAGCTGATGACCGAGCAGATGCTTGCCGATGCCAGCGTGGCGCACGGCTTCAATTACTGCGCGCTCAGGTACTTCAATGTTGCCGGTGCCGATCCGCAGGCGCGCACCGGCCAATCGACCGCCGGTGCCACGCATCTGATCAAGGTCGCCTGCGAGGCTGCCACCGGCAAGCGCGACAGCGTGGCGGTGTTCGGCACGGATTTCGACACGCAGGACGGGACCGGCGTGCGGGATTACATCCATGTGAGCGATCTGGCTGCCGCCCATGTGCTGGCTCTTGAAGCCCTGATCGCGAGGCCCGACCAGTCCATGACCATGAACTGCGGCTATGGCCGCGGGTTCTCGGTGCTGGAGGTGCTGGACGCAGTCGACCGCGTAACCAACGCCAAAATCGTGCGGCACATGGAACCTCGCCGGGCCGGAGATCCGGGCGAACTGGTGTCCGACCCATCGCGCATCAGGGCAACCCTGCCGTGGGAGCCAAAGCATGCCGATCTCGACGAGATTATCGGCCATGCGGTCCAATGGGAACGAAAGCTTGCCGAAATGCGCACAGACGGTTGA